The Cellulomonas flavigena DSM 20109 DNA segment GTCGCGAAGAACGGCACGGTCTCGTGCAGGAACCCGGGCCGGGGCACGAAGTCCGCGTCGAACACCGCGAAGTAGTCGCCGCGCGCGAGGGACAGGGCGTGGTTGATGTTGCCCGCCTTGGCGCCGCCGCTGGACAGCCGGCGCACGTAGCGCGCACCGAGCTCGGCGGCCAGGTCGCGCACGTCGTCGGAGCGGCCGTCGTCGAGCACCCACGTGTGGTGCCTGCCCTGGATCCGCAGGGCCGCGGTGACCGTCCGGCGGATGGTCTCGAGGTCCTCGCCGTACGTCGTGATGAAGACGTCGACCTCGACGGGGCGGTCGTCCATGTACATCTGCCAGCGCCACGGCTCGTGCTCGGCGCCGTCGCGGATGATCTCCGCGAGGTCGTACAGCCGCTCCTGCGAGTGATGGAACGTGAACCCGCGGGGGTTCCAGCCGGCCGAGAGCACGGTCCACATCGCCAGCAGGGCGTGGGCGACCAGGACGGTCTCGGCGACGATGACCAGCACGTACGGCAGGAAGTCACCCCGGTTGGCGGGGTTCAGCAGGAACGCGGCGTACACGACGATGCCGGCCGCGGCCAGCAGCACCAGCAGCACGAGCGACGGGCTCTGGGTGGCCTCGTTCTCGGGCGAGCGGGTGCTCTGCGGGCGCAGGCGGGTGTCGTCGGTACGGCGTGGGTCGAGGATCAGTCGGTCGAAGGTCGTGGCCACGTTCGCCCCCCAGGTGCGTCGGCTCGGCTCGCCGTCGGACCGGGTGGACCGACGTCGTACGACGGCCTCGTTGGCGCCTGGTGCACGGGGGCCGACGGCCGGTGGTCCCGTCCGTGGCCGGTCCCCCGTGGATGACCTCGAAGGTACGAGGGGCCCCGGGAGGTGTCATCCGAGACGAGCGTCCGGGTCGGCGGTGCGGGCGGCCCACGGGCCGTCCGCACCGCCTCAGGACCGCGTCCGACCTGCGGGGACGTGCCTTCATGACAACTTTGTGAACAATTGTGTCGCACGGCAAACGTCCCACCATTCGGACATTTGGGGCGGTGGGGGCGGGCCCGCCGCGGCGGTCAGGCGCCCGCGAGCGCGGCTCCGGGGACGTGCGGTGCGACCTCCTGCGCCACCAGCTGCAGGTGCTCGAGGTCCGCCAGGTCCAGGACCTGCAGGTACACCCGCTGCACACCCTGCTCCGCGAGCCAGGTCAGACGCTCGACGGCCTCCCCCGGGGTGCCCGCGACGCCGTGCTCGCGCACCTCGGGCACCTCACGGCCGATCGCCGCGGCGCGGCGCGCGAACTCGGTCTCGTCGCGGCCCACGCACAGCACGAGCGCCACCGACTGCACGAGCGTGTGCGGGTCGCGCCCCGCCGCGGTGCACGCCGCTCGGACGTGGGCGATCCGGCCCGGCACCGCCGCGACCTCCGGGAACGCCTGGTTGTACTCGGCGGCGAACCGCGCCGCCAGCGCCGGCGTGCGCGTCGGGCCGCCACCGCCCACGATGACCGGCACGCCGGCACGCGACGGGTCGAGCGGCGAGCGCTGGACGGGCTTGGGCAGCGCCGGGGAGTCGGTCAGCGTGTAGTGGTCGCCCGCGTGGTCGAACGTGCCGCCCACGGGCGTGCCCCACAGGCCCGTGACGATCTCGAGCTGCTCGGTGAGCAGCCCGAACCGCTTGGCCGGGAAC contains these protein-coding regions:
- a CDS encoding LLM class F420-dependent oxidoreductase — encoded protein: MDLRIFTEPQQGATYDDVLAVARATEDLGFDAFFRSDHYLTMGGDGLPGPTDAWTTLAGLARETSRIRLGTLVSSATFRHPGVLAIQVAQVDQMSGGRVELGLGAGWFAAEHTAYGIPFPAKRFGLLTEQLEIVTGLWGTPVGGTFDHAGDHYTLTDSPALPKPVQRSPLDPSRAGVPVIVGGGGPTRTPALAARFAAEYNQAFPEVAAVPGRIAHVRAACTAAGRDPHTLVQSVALVLCVGRDETEFARRAAAIGREVPEVREHGVAGTPGEAVERLTWLAEQGVQRVYLQVLDLADLEHLQLVAQEVAPHVPGAALAGA